CCACACACATTTTCTCTTCTACATTTCTTATTTATCCACGCTGAACCCTAAACGAGACGGTATCTAGGGTTCACTGGATCATCAGTTTCCTTCTGCTACCACCagttcttcttctcaatctccctctctaccaccaccaccaccaccactttgtCAAAGGTTAAATAGGCATGGGTGTGCAGATTTATGTTCattttttatcttctttgatGATGGATTTGATTATTGAATCGGTATTAGATGGGGTTAGGTTAGGATTTTAtggatttgtcaattttagcgtaTGTTCTgatttgtgcaattttttttttcttttcaggttAAAATTGATTCACCCAACCAATGGATGAATCATGTGAAATGCCTGAGGCACAAAAAGGTGCAGGTGGAAAGACAATTGGGGCTTCACCTAAAGTACCCAAAACAGGTGAGGGTGCTAGTTtaggatatatatttatatggGGTTGATTTTGTCATCTTTATTGTTTGTTCTAATTCTTATAGTTCATCTTTCTAGGCTTAAAGGTGGGATTACTTGAAGATGTTGCTCTATCAGCACCTCGTGATCTTGTTAAGGTGCGCTCTCATATCTTTGAGTCGATTTTTTATGTAAGAGTAATGTACTCAATTGAGTTGTATTGGACTCAGCAGTATGTTCACAACTTGTACTTACCTGTGTAGTTTAAATAGGCATGGTTGTGCACATTTATgttcatttttatcttctttgatGATGGATTTGATTATTTAATCGGTATTAGATGGGGATAGGGTAGGATTTTATGGATTTGTCAAATTTAGATATGTTCTAATTTGTGTAAATTATTGAATCAACCCTATATGGATTCTCTTTTTCCAATATCAACTGTCAGGTCAAATACACGAGCCAACAATTTGTTTTTCTTACTACTGTCAGTTGTGGGAAACCGATAGTTCTTAACAGGTCAAAACCTTACAGCTGTTTGAATGGTTTTGAATCTTATTGAATCAATGGTGTGCGATGTGGCCCGAAATCTGACCAAGCCAAACCATATTCAGCCCTGATACATTGGCATGAAAATATTGCATAATCTGTCTGGAATTGGGTATAGTGAAGTGAATGGTATCTATTCAccattgatcaattgagcaaacCCAAGCATTGGACTATATAATAATGAACTTAGTTGAATTGATTTTCTCtgtatttttattttgggttgtttgttctcCGTTGTTCCAGACTCTGCCCCTTTCCTTTGTACACTCTCCTTTTTTGAATGCATTCAGAGGTTTGTAATGTGCTCAGCGGTGTGTTCTTAAGAAGTGCACGTGTGGACAGGAACCTAAGCATTTTATTTCTGCATTTTATGGCTGTAATGGTTTTAGTTTTGATATTCTTAGACATAGCCCACCTTGCTGTTATGGAAAAAGCGTTAATATAACCCATATCTGTGAATTGTAAACAAATCTTTCCTTTTCTGTGGTATTGGGTTACTATAACATTGCGGGTCAACTGCTTTATAAAGTCGAACAATAAAAATTTTGGTCAACGGGCATCTAACCATTCATCGTTGGTTCAATGCAGGTTTCTATTTCAGGTGCAATGCCGGTGATGCCACCTCCAGCTACAAGTGAGGCACAAATGGCTTCGCCTGAAGTACCCATAAAAGGTTTAAAGGAGGAATTACTTGAAGATATGGCTACGGCAACACCTCTTGATCTTGTTACAGTAGGTTCTCATATCTTTTAGTTGATTTTTTTGAGGTATAATTCTGAAGATCAAATCTTAGCACCTTAACACCAGCCTTATCAACATGAATAGCTTTCTGAATCGATTTGTTTATTCCACCTCTTGGCTGGGTAAAGTATATTACAAGTAGCTATACAGATGTTGAAAATAGCAAGCTCACAAGCTTAATGAATGAATTATAGGGTTTTTAGTTGTTTATAACTCAAGTACTTACTTGGTAAGAGCATCTTGGTACAGTCCGCATATTAAGTGTTACTTTTGCTGTTCAACATTGgtcaaaacaattcttctagggtCTCAATTACAGAGGTTTTGTTATAGCTAAATATCTAATACAATAGCCAGAACAACCTGTTAATCATTATAATATACTACTGTAGTTATATAATAATATGAAATCTAGTGAAATTATTTGCCGTATGTTGGCCTGCTCTCCTTTCATGATAGCCCTTCGTTTGTACAGTCTCTGGTTTTTTTATGCGTTCAAAAGTTTCTCGCAATAAACAAAAACAGTAATGAATCCAATGTCAATTTCATAATCAA
This genomic stretch from Papaver somniferum cultivar HN1 chromosome 5, ASM357369v1, whole genome shotgun sequence harbors:
- the LOC113283263 gene encoding uncharacterized protein LOC113283263, yielding MDESCEMPEAQKGAGGKTIGASPKVPKTGLKVGLLEDVALSAPRDLVKVSISGAMPVMPPPATSEAQMASPEVPIKGLKEELLEDMATATPLDLVTGTTILSGDYDFGILVGGDSLAINPDGTPDKEPVQKVYRLGGDPRSYMLYGQVEPRGIAGASVSI